The following DNA comes from Spirulina major PCC 6313.
CACTGTGGTTAATCGGTCGCTAAAGCGATCGCAAGACCTCGCCAAGCAATTTCCGGATGTGTCCTTGGTGTTGCGACCCTTGGATGAAATGCTCGATGCGATCGCCGCTTCTGACATCACCTTCACCAGCACCGGAGCCACCGAACCCATCGTCGATCGCGCCAAACTGAGCAGCGTCCTCACCCCCAACCAACCTTTGATGCTCGTGGACATTTCCGTCCCGCTCAACGTTCACCAGGACGTGGAAGAACTCCCCCACGTACAAAACTTCAACGTTGACGATCTCAAAGCCGTTGTCGCCCAAAACACCGCCCAACGCCGCCAAATGGCCCAAGAAGCCGAAACCCTCCTCGAAGAAGAAGTGGCCGCCTACGAAGTGTGGCGACGCTCCCTCGAAACCGTCCCCACGATCAACTCCCTGCGGCACAAAATCGAAGGCATCCGCGAGCAAGAACTCGAAAAAGCCCTCTCCCGCCTGGGGGTTGAATTTGCCGACAAGCACCAAGAGGTGATCGAAGCCCTCACGCGGGGCATCGTCAATAAAATCCTCCATGAACCCATGGTGCAACTGCGGGCCCAGCAAGACATTGAAGCTCGCCGCAAAGCCGTGCAATCCCTCCATCTCCTGTTTAATCTCGATTCCAGCGAACAATATTCGTAACCTGGACTTGTTCGACCGTTCTGCCTGGTTTTCGTGACTCTGCAAGGGGTGCGATCGCCGGGCAGGATGCTGATTACTGTTCTTCACCTCCCAACTATGAGCGACACCATTTTTGGCAAAATCATTCGCCGTGAAATTCCCGCCGATATCGTTTACGAAGACGATCTTTGTCTTGCCTTCAACGACATCAGCCCCCAAGCCCCCACCCATATTTTGGTCATCCCCAAAAAAAACATTCCCCGCCTCTCCGACTCCCACAGCGAAGATCACGCCATTCTCGGTCACCTGCTTTGCATGGTGCGCCAAATTGCCGCCAACGCCGGCCTAAGCAACGGCTATCGCGTCGTGATTAACAACGGCCAAGATGGCGGGCAAACCGTAGACCATCTCCATCTCCACATCTTGGGCGGTCGCGCCATGGCCTGGCCCCCCGGTTGATTTCTGAGAATCTCCGGCGATCCCTTTACAATTCGCAATGATTTCTTTATAATGGGCGGTAGGTTATCCACATTATTTTCCGGATACCCGTAAATTTCAGTTAAGCAATAATCTGAATATGACAACTACAGTTCAAACCCAACAAGGCGGTTCCGTTTGGGAACGCTTTTGCCAATGGGTCACCAGCACCAACAACCGCCTCTACGTGGGCTGGTTTGGTGTCTTGATGATCCCCACCCTCTTGACCGCCACCACCTGCTTCATCATCGCCTTCATCGCTGCTCCCCCCGTGGACATCGACGGCATCCGTGAACCCGTGGCCGGTTCTCTCCTCTACGGCAACAACATCATCTCCGGTGCTGTTGTGCCTTCCTCAAACGCTATCGGTTTGCACTTCTACCCGATCTGGGAAGCTGCTTCCCTCGATGAGTGGCTGTACAACGGTGGCCCTTACCAACTGGTGATTTTCCACTTCCTGATCGGCATCTTCTGCTACATGGGTCGTCAGTGGGAACTCAGCTACCGCCTCGGTATGCGTCCTTGGATTTGTGTTGCATACTCTGCACCCGTCTCCGCCGCTTCCGCAGTGTTCCTCATCTACCCCATGGGTCAAGGGTCCTTCTCCGACGGCATGCCCCTCGGAATCTCCGGAACCTTTAACTTCATGCTCGTGTTCCAAGCCGAGCACAACATCCTGATGCACCCCTTCCACATGCTCGGTGTGGCTGGTGTCTTCGGTGGTGCTTTGTTCTCCGCCATGCACGGTTCCTTGGTGACTTCCTCCCTAGTGCGGGAAACCACCGAAATCGAAAGCCAAAACTACGGCTACAAATTCGGACAAGAAGAAGAAACCTACAACATCGTTGCAGCCCACGGCTACTTCGGTCGTCTCATCTTCCAATACGCTTCCTTCAACAACTCCCGCGCTCTGCACTTCTTTTTAGGTGCATGGCCCGTGATTGGGATTTGGTTCACCGCCTTGGGTGTGTCCACGATGGCATTCAACCTGAACGGGTTCAACTTCAACCAATCGGTGCTCGATAGCCAAGGTCGCGTCATCAATACCTGGGCGGACATCCTGAACCGCGCTAACCTCGGTTTTGAAGTGATGCACGAACGCAATGCCCACAACTTCCCCTTAGATTTGGCTTCTGCTGAGTCTGCGCCTGTGGCTTTGACCGCTCCTGCGATTAACGGTTAATTGACACGCTCTTGAGCTAGGTTGAATAACTGAATCAGAAAGCCCCCTCAGTTGAGGGGGCTTTCTGCTGTTTTAGAAAAATCTAGCCTTCAAAATCTTGAAGTTCGGTTTTGGTTTCTGTTGACGCATTTTTAAGGGACAACGATATGCCCAGATCGCACAAGATTATGGCTGCACCCCTGGCCATGTGAAAGATACCAGTTACAAACTGTGGCGATTACTGCCCGATGTCTTGGATGAACCGATTCATAAAACCAATTTAATCGCGACCCTGGAACGATTGGACTTGGATACGGCCGATGCGCGATCGCCCGATTTGTATCCCAATGCGATCGCGCCCTCGTTCGACATATCCCATTAAATGGGGCATGATCGCCGCTTGAAGTCTTTAATCAGCGCGGGCATAATGCGCTCAATGGCGAGCCTGGCACCAAAGAGGTTACGCGCCACCGGCCCCAGTTGCAGGGCAGCAGCTCCCCCCATGATGAACAGGTTGCAGCCTGGCCAGCGCAGTTGATCATCCAAAACGGTTGACTTACTCCCCCGTTTAGAAAACGGGGGATTCTGGGATCAAACAGCAATAGCAGGCAACGCCTGTCTGACATCACCTAACCCAATGGCTGAAGCCCCAGCCACTTTAATATTCATCGCCGCATTCTCATCCCGGTCATTCTCTGCCGAGCAACTGGGACACCGCCAATGGCGAGTCTCTAAATCCAGATGCTCCAAAATATGACCACAACTTGAACAGGCCTTGCTCGAAGGGAACCAGCGGTCAACATAGACCACCCGCTTCCCCTTCTTCGTCGCCACCCACTCCAGGATTTGCAGAAACTCCCGAAACGCCAAATCACTCACCTTACGCCCCCAGAGCCGCTGCATCGCCTTGAGGTTCAAGGTTTCAAAACACAGCACATCAAACTGATTCGTCAGTTGATGGGCTAACTTCCAAAACCAGTCCCGCCGTCGATGGGCAATATCTTCATGCTTGCGGGCTAAGTTTAATCGGGCACGTTCCCGATTCGCTGAACCCTTTTGCTTACGGGACAACTCTCGACTCGCTTTGCGAACTGCATTGAGTGACTGCTTGAAGAACAAGGGTGCATCAATCTTGAATCCCTCAGAACAGGTCAGAAACGTCTTGAGTCCAAAATCAAAACCAGCAATGTTACCTGTCTCGGTTTTGACTTGGGGTTCTGACAGGGTATCTACCGTGACAATCATGAACAGTTCTCCCAAGGGAGTTCGTTTAATCGTCACGGTCTTGACCTTGCCCTCAATGGGGCGAGAGTTCCAATATTGATAGACTTTGTTCCCAATCCTGACCCGGTTGCCACCGAGGAATTTGTACCCAGCTTGCTTGAGGGTGAAGGATTTGTATTTTCGGGTTTTCTTGAAGTTGGGCGGTCGAACGCTTCTATCTTTGTGTTTGAAGAACAGTTGATAGGCTTTCTCAATTCGTTGGCAGATATCCTGTACGGCTTGAGAACCCACCTGCAACCACCAGGGGTTCCGTTTCCGAAGCTTGGCGATGTGTTTTTGTAGTCGGGCGCAGTTCAAGTGCTTGCCCCACATTCGGTAGTACCGTTTGTGGAGGGCAACACAATGGTTGTAGATACGCCCTGCGGCATTGATTGTCCGCTTGAGGTATCTATTCCGCTTATGCTGGTAGAGCTTGAACTTGAGCGTTTTCATGGTTGCTATGATACCTCGGTATCACGGCTGAATAAATTCAGCCCTTCGCTTATATCCCCCGTTTGGAAAACGGGGGCTTTACGCTTTACATTCGTAAGCCATTGACCACGGGAATCGGGTGGGTTGTGCGAATTTGGTCTAACAGAGGCCATTGATTCACATCCAGTGTGCTGCCCGTGGCGAGCCAGATGCGATCAATAGGGAGATGGGCAATGCAATCATGGGCAGCCGATTGATCACAGTTCACTTGCCAGGCATCCCCTTTCCACTGGGCTGAGCGCACTTCGCATTGTTCATAAAATGAGAGTTTGCCCTCCCGTTCCAGGCGGCGCAGTTTGGTGAGAATGGTAGGGGTGAGGGAACCGCCGTTACGGGCCGATTGAATCATCTGCCAGCGGGTTTGCCAATCGGTTTCGGCGTGAAACCCATTGAGATATTTGGGCCCCAGCCATCCGGGTTCGGCATCGAAGAGCTTTTCATAAAAAGTGCGCCGCGCCATCATGATCACCCTTGCGCCACGGGCGATCGCCCCCACGGCTAGATGCCCACTGGTCAGCCCACTCCCCACAATTAAAATCGTTTCGTCCCTCAACTGCGGTAGGGTTTGCAGATCAACGTGATGGGCATGACGCAGGCGATCCTGGGGGTAATGAGAGGATAGGGTTTGCATCCATGGGGGATAGTTGGGTCTTCCCCCGGCGATCGCTAACACCACCCGCTTCGCCGTCAGTTCCCGACCGTCAGCCAGTCCGAGACGGAACCGCTGCCATCCCCGCCGATGGAGCAGATCAATGCGGTGTACCTGGGTCGGGATCACTCGCTCTTGTAGATCCCAGCGGCGGATCACCTCCTGGCAAAAGTCGTAGAACAGTTGGGTTCCGGGGAGGGCATAGGGGGGAAACAGTTCCGCCGGGCGAGATTCGGCAAAGGCGCGGAGGGCGTGGGGATTGGGGTCGGGATGGTGAACAGCGGGCGATCGCAAATGCGGAATCTCATAGGCGGCAAACTGGTGCTGCCACTGGTGCAGCCAATCCCCCGCCGGATCGAGTACCACAAAGCGATGACGCATGGACTTTTTCTTTTTCAGGAGGTGCGTAACCAGGGTTAACGCCTGGGGGCCGCCGCCCACAATGGCGATATCAACAGTGTTCGGCAAAGACGGCACATCTGAGAGCGATCGCATAGTAGAAAACTAAAGAGTTGCATTAAACACTGTAGCTCAATATGATAATGATTATCATTCTAAACTTTACTCCATTTTGAAACAGGATTTCATGAGTTCCGTGACATTAATTGCGGTGGCTGGGCCAACGGGTAGCGGCAAAACCACATGGATGAGCCAGTTCCTACAAGACCCGAACCGTTCTTTGTTCTACTGCTGTCCCGGAGCGGGTGCGGGTTCGGTGGATCAGGTGCGGATTGCCTATCGCTTTCCCTGGGTGCAGTTGATTCCGGAGCACCAAGCTCAGCAGGTCTTAACCACCTTGCCAGACCAGGCGCGAGTTTATTTTGAGGTGGGTTTTCACCTTGATCTTGACTCGCCGTTTTTTGCTGCGCTGCCCTGCCATCACGTGGCAGTGTTGCCGCCGGAACTGACGGCTTCGGAGTGGCACGACTGGGCCGATGAAGTGATTCCCGGTAACGCCATCACGGTTCCGACCTCTGATAACCTGCCGGAATTGTGGCGATCGCCCCTCACTGGACAGGTATTTGATCCTCCGAGTTTGGATGAGATGTTGATCGAACTGACCAGCGGTGCTTACGGGAGGGTGCAGCGTGCCAAGGGAATTTTTGAATTGCCCGATGGACGGGCCTTTTACGTTGACTTTCTCGAAGGCTTACAGGGGATCGAATACACAGAATTGAGCATTCCCCGCTGGCTAGAGGGCCGCCCCAATCGCTTAAGCGGCATTGAAGTGGTGGGCTGGAACTTGGATAAAGATGCGATCGCCCAAACCGTCCTCGATGGGTGCTTATCCGATAGCATCATTGCCCAATACCAAGAACAATACAAAGCCTTAATATCTGACGAAACTAATCCAGAGGAGACAATCCTGGCATGAAATTAGCCGTTATGTCCTGCATCCATGGCAACTATGAAGCACTTAACGCGGTGTTGTCGGATATTGATGATCAAAACGCCGATCAGATCTACTGCTTGGGGGATTTAGTTGGTTATGGCCCCCACCCGAATGCAGTGGTGGAGATGATTCGCTCCCTTGATATTCCCACGGTTCAGGGCTGCTGGGATGAAGATATTGTCGAGGGGTTAAACGCCTGCGAATGCAGTTATCCGTCGCAATTAGCAGAAAAACGGGGACGCTTAGCCCATGAATGGACAAACGAGGCCATTCATCCAGAGGTGCGCGAGTATCTGGCAACCCTGCCCATGACCCTGAAGCGGGATAATCTCTGTTTTGTCCATGGCAGTCCCAATAGTCAGCACGAGTATCTCTTGCCCAGTATGGATGGCTTTGCGGCCCTAGAACGAGTCCTGGCGGTTGATGCCGATGTGTTGTTTTGTGGCCATACCCATGTGCCCTATGTGCGGCGTTTGGAAAATGGCACCTTAACGGTACAGGTGCAGCAACCTGGTCGAGATCCTTCAGAAACCCAGTTCACAACCCCTGTTAAACAGATTATTAATGCTGGTTCCGTGGGAGAACCCCGCCACGGTCGCCCCAACGCCACCTATGTGATTTACGACACCGATACCACCCAAGTCAGCCTCCGGGAAGTCGCCTACGACTACGAAAAAACCTGTGCTGACATTCTGGAAAAAGGGTTGCCGCCGATCTTTGCCTGGCGATTAGCGCGGGGCATGGAGTTTGCAGAACGAGCCGATGACCCAAGTCATGTGTGTCAGCGGTAAGGAAGTGGGGAGTTTTGAATATCAGGAGGTGAGTCGATGCATTGGGCGATTTTGAGCGGGATTGAGGGGAATTTGGCGGCCTATGAGGCGGTGTTGCAGGATATTCGGCGGCAGCGTCATCCGGTGACGACCCTCTTTATTTTGGGGGATGTGGTGGGGCTGAAGGGGGATAATGAGGCGCTGATTCGGCGACTGCGATCGCCCCGTCCCGGTGAACTCGAACCTCAGATTTGTGTGGGCTGGTGGGAGGAGCAATGCTTTAGCCTCCATGGGCTGAGGGAGGTAACCGATGCTCCCGAACTTCTGGCGCAATTCGGAGGGGATGGGGTGAAGCAACTGTGGGATTCGGTATCGCGGGAGTTGGTGCGGTGGTTGCGATCGCTCCATTTTGGTTTTCATGAGTTGGATTGCCTCCTGATACACGGCAGTATGGCGGGCTATGCCGATGAACTCACCCCCGCAACTCCCGCCATTCAGTTGTGCGATCGTCTGATTCGCGCCGATGCCAATACGCTATTCTGCGGGCGATCGGGGCTGAGTTTTGAATGTTGGGTGACACCGCATGAGTTGCGATCGACCCTCACGACCTTAGACGGAACCCAAGACCCCCAAGAACAGGGCAAAACCGCCCGCCGCGTCGTCGGGGTGGGCAATGTTGGCCGCAAGCCCAACCAAGCCACCTATACCCTCTACAACCCCGGCAATGATCAAGTCACCTTTAGAACCATTGCCTACGACCGTGCCAAAGGGTTTGGCGTTTCCAAAGTTTGATATTCCCAAAATAGCGAGGTTATTCGAGAGGAGCGATCGCCCCATGACCTGACATCCTGAATATTTTTAATGTAGAAGTTCGCAAATAACCCAACCTAGTTTATTTACTCAACCAAGGCATTAATTATGACATCCCCATCGTCCGAACTATCGATCAAACGAGGAATACCTGTGACCATTATCACGGGTTTTCTAGGCAGTGGTAAAACAACACTGTTGAACCATATTCTCAGCAACAACAACAATTTAAAAGCTGCTGTCTTGGTGAATGAATTTGGTGACATCAATATCGATAGCCAGTTGCTTGTCTCGGTTGATCAAGAGATGGTCGAACTCAGTAACGGCTGTATTTGTTGTACAATCAATGATGACTTAGTTGATGCAGTTTACCGGATCTTAGAACGAGGAAAACAGGTCAACTGTCTTGTGATTGAAACCACAGGTTTAGCCGATCCTTTACCAATTATCTTGACCTTTCTCGGCACTGAATTGCGGGATTTCACTCATCTTGATTCCATTATCACGATGGTTGATGCAGAGGTGTTTACGCCTGACCACTTTGACAGCGAAGCAGCACTTCAGCAAATTATCTGTGCAGATGTCACTATCTTGAATAAAACAGATTTAGCGGCTCCTGAAAAAGTGAAGCAATTAGAAACCTACATCGGAACAATGAAAAGTGGAGCGAGAATTCTCCATAGCCAACAAGGTCAAGTGCCCCTGCCGCTCATTCTCGATGTGGGCTATAACGACCCCGCTGCCTATGCTGCTCTGGTGCAGGAGGAAATTGAGCAGACAGAACACGATCGCGCTCATGGGCATCACCACCACGACCACGGGCATCATCATGATCACGATCATGACCATCACGAACATGAACATCATCATCACCATTCCTCCCATTTAGAGAATGATGGGTTTGTTTCGATCGCCTTTGAAAGCGATCGCCCCTTCCAGGTTGAAAAGTTTGAACAGTTCTTGCAAGAAAAACTACCGCAAAATGTATTTCGAGCTAAAGGCATTCTCTGGTTTCAAGAAAGCGAACTCCGCAACATTTTTCAGCTCAGTGGCCCTCGATTTGACCTAAGAGGCGAAGAATGGCACACCCCACCTCGCAACCAGCTTATTTTTATCGGGCGACATCTCAATGGGGATGAACTACGGCAACATCTCAACGATTGCCTCGCCTGATCCCCAGTCTTTCAGCATGGGAGTCGTGTGCTCGAAGGAGTAGATCGCAGTGCGATCGCTCCTCAATAACGACCAATGAACAGCGGGGCATGACGGCATTGTTGACAATGGGCAAATTCTCAATGATGAAACCGTTGCGGTTTTGGTCAAGCAAGCGATCGCCGAAGCCGGGTCTGATATTGTCGCGCCCTCGGACATGATGGATGGTCGCGTTGGTGCGGTTCGCCAAGGGCTGGATGCGACAGGGTGGATCAACCTGGGCATTCTGGCCTATTCCGCGAAATACGCCTCGGCATACGATGGGCCGTTCCGCGATGCCTTCCAAAAGGGTTGGATTGATGAGCAAAAGGTGATCTTGGAAACCCTGCTGAGCATGAAGCGGGCAGGAGCCGATGTGATCTCTGACCTATTTCGCGAAAGAGGGTGCGATCGCGCTTCAGAAATAACGATGGTCATTGTCGTAACCCACCATTGAACTGTGCGATCGCACCCTACCCCTTCACACAGACCACCTGTTTCAAAGTGGCGACAATTTCCACCAGATCGGCTTGATTATTCATCACCGTTTCGATGGACTTATAGGCGCTGGGAATTTCATCGAGAACGTGCTGATCTTTACGGCATTCGATCCCCTCCGTTTGGGCCACCAAATCATCAACAGTGAACTGTTTTTTGGCTTTGGTGCGGGACATTTGCCGCCCGGCTCCGTGGCTGCAACTGCAATAGCTGTGGGCATTGCCTTTGCCTTTGACAATGTAGGATTTTGCACCCATGGAACCGGGGATGATGCCGTAGTCTTCGCGGCGGGCCCGGACGGCTCCCTTGCGGGTGACGTAGACTTCTTCGCCAAAGTGGACTTCTTTTGCGGCGTAGTTGTGGTGACAGTTGACGGTTAACAGGGGTTGGGTGGGTTTGCCGCCGGCCAGGTGTTGCTCGACAATCCGTTTAAACCGGGCCATCATTACCTCGCGGTTATAGCGGGCGTAATTTTGCGCCCATTGGAGATCACGCCAATAGGCGGCAAATTCGGGGGTTCCGGTGACGAAGTAGGATAGATCCGGGTCGGGGATTTTACGATCGCTGAGTTTTTGCAGGGTTTTGGCGGTGTCGATGTGGCATTGGGCAAGTTTGTTGCCGATATGCCGCGAACCGGAATGGAGCATTAACCAGACGTGATCATCAGCATCTAAACAGAGTTCGATGAAGTGATTGCCGCCACCGAGGGAACCCAGTTGCTGCATGGCTTTACCGTCTAAACGTTGCACGCCGGGATGGAGGGTTTTAAACTCGCGCCAGCCTTGCCAGTTGGTGACGGCGCGATCGCACTCCCGATTCGATTCAAATCCCACGGGAATCGCCGCTTCAATATCGAGGCGAATCCGCTTTAACTTTCCCTCTAATTGATCGCCGTGAAACGGTAGTTTTACCGCTGCCATGCCGCAGCCAATATCCACTCCCACGGCGGCGGGGATAATCGCTTCGTGGGTGGCGATGACGGAGCCAACTAACGCCCCTTTCCCCAAATGCACATCGGGCATCAGGGCAACGTGTTTAAACACGAAGGGCAACGAGGCGACATTTTTCGCCATCTGGGTTTCGGCAGAACCGAGGGGATGACCGGCCCAAGACAGGACAGGCTTCGGACTAGACAGGTTTAAGGATGCGTAGGGCATGGGAGTTTCCCAAATTCGCTTGTAGTATCATAATACATAAAACTACAGATCGCCAAATCCCGATAATTCTGCCAATGTTTCGAGGCTCATCACGCCGCGATGATACTCACCGTTAATCTTCCAGGTGGGATAGGCTTGAATGTTATTCATCGCACATAATGCCGGACTGGCGGGCTGTTCCCCACCCGGTTCGCATTCGAGATAGATACCGTAGCGCACTAGCCAATCTTCCGGGCCAAACTGGGCCCGCTGGGCGCGACAGTGGGGACACCAATAGGCACTGTAGACGCGGGCGTTAATGCGGCTGAGGTGACGGGCGAGGGCTTCGACGCGCTCCGGTGCGATCGCATCTTGTTCTCTCATTTGAGCATGAACGGTGGAAATGGCGGGGGGAAGCGTGATCGCCGTACAAAACAGAACCAAACAAAGTGTAAAGCGCAACATAAGCTCACTCAACCAAACCAGAACCCCTCAATCCTACCCTTCTCACC
Coding sequences within:
- a CDS encoding RNA-guided endonuclease InsQ/TnpB family protein → MKTLKFKLYQHKRNRYLKRTINAAGRIYNHCVALHKRYYRMWGKHLNCARLQKHIAKLRKRNPWWLQVGSQAVQDICQRIEKAYQLFFKHKDRSVRPPNFKKTRKYKSFTLKQAGYKFLGGNRVRIGNKVYQYWNSRPIEGKVKTVTIKRTPLGELFMIVTVDTLSEPQVKTETGNIAGFDFGLKTFLTCSEGFKIDAPLFFKQSLNAVRKASRELSRKQKGSANRERARLNLARKHEDIAHRRRDWFWKLAHQLTNQFDVLCFETLNLKAMQRLWGRKVSDLAFREFLQILEWVATKKGKRVVYVDRWFPSSKACSSCGHILEHLDLETRHWRCPSCSAENDRDENAAMNIKVAGASAIGLGDVRQALPAIAV
- a CDS encoding glutamyl-tRNA reductase, whose product is MNIAVVGLSHKTAPVEVREKLSIPESEIEAAIAHLKTYPHIEEVAILSTCNRLEIYFVATESEPGVVEITQFLSEKSGLPLLQLRRHLFTLLHQDALRHLMRVAAGLDSLVLGEGQILAQVKTTHKQAQKYKGIGRLLDRLFKQAITAGKRVRTETNIGTGAVSISSAAVELVQIKRDDLDHCKIAIIGAGKMSQLLVKHLSSKGVQEITVVNRSLKRSQDLAKQFPDVSLVLRPLDEMLDAIAASDITFTSTGATEPIVDRAKLSSVLTPNQPLMLVDISVPLNVHQDVEELPHVQNFNVDDLKAVVAQNTAQRRQMAQEAETLLEEEVAAYEVWRRSLETVPTINSLRHKIEGIREQELEKALSRLGVEFADKHQEVIEALTRGIVNKILHEPMVQLRAQQDIEARRKAVQSLHLLFNLDSSEQYS
- a CDS encoding RtcB family protein, which produces MPYASLNLSSPKPVLSWAGHPLGSAETQMAKNVASLPFVFKHVALMPDVHLGKGALVGSVIATHEAIIPAAVGVDIGCGMAAVKLPFHGDQLEGKLKRIRLDIEAAIPVGFESNRECDRAVTNWQGWREFKTLHPGVQRLDGKAMQQLGSLGGGNHFIELCLDADDHVWLMLHSGSRHIGNKLAQCHIDTAKTLQKLSDRKIPDPDLSYFVTGTPEFAAYWRDLQWAQNYARYNREVMMARFKRIVEQHLAGGKPTQPLLTVNCHHNYAAKEVHFGEEVYVTRKGAVRARREDYGIIPGSMGAKSYIVKGKGNAHSYCSCSHGAGRQMSRTKAKKQFTVDDLVAQTEGIECRKDQHVLDEIPSAYKSIETVMNNQADLVEIVATLKQVVCVKG
- a CDS encoding FAD/NAD(P)-binding protein, whose product is MRSLSDVPSLPNTVDIAIVGGGPQALTLVTHLLKKKKSMRHRFVVLDPAGDWLHQWQHQFAAYEIPHLRSPAVHHPDPNPHALRAFAESRPAELFPPYALPGTQLFYDFCQEVIRRWDLQERVIPTQVHRIDLLHRRGWQRFRLGLADGRELTAKRVVLAIAGGRPNYPPWMQTLSSHYPQDRLRHAHHVDLQTLPQLRDETILIVGSGLTSGHLAVGAIARGARVIMMARRTFYEKLFDAEPGWLGPKYLNGFHAETDWQTRWQMIQSARNGGSLTPTILTKLRRLEREGKLSFYEQCEVRSAQWKGDAWQVNCDQSAAHDCIAHLPIDRIWLATGSTLDVNQWPLLDQIRTTHPIPVVNGLRM
- a CDS encoding metallophosphoesterase family protein, whose product is MHWAILSGIEGNLAAYEAVLQDIRRQRHPVTTLFILGDVVGLKGDNEALIRRLRSPRPGELEPQICVGWWEEQCFSLHGLREVTDAPELLAQFGGDGVKQLWDSVSRELVRWLRSLHFGFHELDCLLIHGSMAGYADELTPATPAIQLCDRLIRADANTLFCGRSGLSFECWVTPHELRSTLTTLDGTQDPQEQGKTARRVVGVGNVGRKPNQATYTLYNPGNDQVTFRTIAYDRAKGFGVSKV
- a CDS encoding histidine triad nucleotide-binding protein, whose amino-acid sequence is MSDTIFGKIIRREIPADIVYEDDLCLAFNDISPQAPTHILVIPKKNIPRLSDSHSEDHAILGHLLCMVRQIAANAGLSNGYRVVINNGQDGGQTVDHLHLHILGGRAMAWPPG
- a CDS encoding GTP-binding protein, translated to MSSVTLIAVAGPTGSGKTTWMSQFLQDPNRSLFYCCPGAGAGSVDQVRIAYRFPWVQLIPEHQAQQVLTTLPDQARVYFEVGFHLDLDSPFFAALPCHHVAVLPPELTASEWHDWADEVIPGNAITVPTSDNLPELWRSPLTGQVFDPPSLDEMLIELTSGAYGRVQRAKGIFELPDGRAFYVDFLEGLQGIEYTELSIPRWLEGRPNRLSGIEVVGWNLDKDAIAQTVLDGCLSDSIIAQYQEQYKALISDETNPEETILA
- a CDS encoding metallophosphoesterase family protein, translated to MKLAVMSCIHGNYEALNAVLSDIDDQNADQIYCLGDLVGYGPHPNAVVEMIRSLDIPTVQGCWDEDIVEGLNACECSYPSQLAEKRGRLAHEWTNEAIHPEVREYLATLPMTLKRDNLCFVHGSPNSQHEYLLPSMDGFAALERVLAVDADVLFCGHTHVPYVRRLENGTLTVQVQQPGRDPSETQFTTPVKQIINAGSVGEPRHGRPNATYVIYDTDTTQVSLREVAYDYEKTCADILEKGLPPIFAWRLARGMEFAERADDPSHVCQR
- a CDS encoding GTP-binding protein, whose product is MTSPSSELSIKRGIPVTIITGFLGSGKTTLLNHILSNNNNLKAAVLVNEFGDINIDSQLLVSVDQEMVELSNGCICCTINDDLVDAVYRILERGKQVNCLVIETTGLADPLPIILTFLGTELRDFTHLDSIITMVDAEVFTPDHFDSEAALQQIICADVTILNKTDLAAPEKVKQLETYIGTMKSGARILHSQQGQVPLPLILDVGYNDPAAYAALVQEEIEQTEHDRAHGHHHHDHGHHHDHDHDHHEHEHHHHHSSHLENDGFVSIAFESDRPFQVEKFEQFLQEKLPQNVFRAKGILWFQESELRNIFQLSGPRFDLRGEEWHTPPRNQLIFIGRHLNGDELRQHLNDCLA
- the psbA gene encoding photosystem II q(b) protein; the encoded protein is MTTTVQTQQGGSVWERFCQWVTSTNNRLYVGWFGVLMIPTLLTATTCFIIAFIAAPPVDIDGIREPVAGSLLYGNNIISGAVVPSSNAIGLHFYPIWEAASLDEWLYNGGPYQLVIFHFLIGIFCYMGRQWELSYRLGMRPWICVAYSAPVSAASAVFLIYPMGQGSFSDGMPLGISGTFNFMLVFQAEHNILMHPFHMLGVAGVFGGALFSAMHGSLVTSSLVRETTEIESQNYGYKFGQEEETYNIVAAHGYFGRLIFQYASFNNSRALHFFLGAWPVIGIWFTALGVSTMAFNLNGFNFNQSVLDSQGRVINTWADILNRANLGFEVMHERNAHNFPLDLASAESAPVALTAPAING